A single region of the Gossypium arboreum isolate Shixiya-1 chromosome 12, ASM2569848v2, whole genome shotgun sequence genome encodes:
- the LOC108477850 gene encoding LOW QUALITY PROTEIN: UDP-glycosyltransferase 72E1-like (The sequence of the model RefSeq protein was modified relative to this genomic sequence to represent the inferred CDS: deleted 2 bases in 1 codon), producing METTMSHIALLASPGMGHLIPVLELAKHLVSHQSFKVTVFVVATDHASLANTHLLQSPADSGDLPDIVLLPFIDVSDIGGPSVSFIATIVITVLRSMPFLRSEISKMEFRPTALVVDLFGTDALEIADEYNMLKFVFIASNAWFLAVMLCTPEIDRKEIDEHVKNRKPLHIPGCKPIKFEHNLEVFFMDANDPFYQGYVEAINKMSLTDGILVNTWDELEPTTLKALRETKKVPIYPIGPLVRPIEKGFGNEIIAWLDKQPKQSVIYVSFGSGGTLSAQQVKELAWGLELSQQKFVWVLRPPIENDAAGTFLALGNGSDATLNYLPDGFLVRTQDRGLLVPMWAPQVEVLSHPSIGGFLTHCGWNSTMESIVNGVPMIAWPLYAERKMNASMLTEDIGASIRVMAVESDAAVGREEIRSVVRKILVDRQGRNIRSRIKELKDSAENALAKGGSSYNSMSQVANICIQHLKTKASGA from the exons ATGGAAACCACAATGTCTCATATAGCTCTCCTTGCAAGCCCTGGAATGGGACACTTGATCCCAGTGCTGGAGCTTGCCAAGCATCTTGTTTCCCATCAAAGCTTCAAAGTTACTGTCTTTGTTGTGGCAACCGACCATGCCTCACTCGCAAACACCCATCTACTTCAATCACCAGCAGACTCTGGTGATCTCCCTGATATTGTTTTACTTCCTTTTATTGACGTTTCCGACATAGGTGGACCCTCTGTTTCGTTTATAGCAACAATAGTGATAACGGTGCTACGGTCTATGCCGTTTCTCAGATCTGAAATCTCTAAGATGGAGTTTCGTCCCACAGCTCTAGTTGTGGACTTGTTCGGAACTGATGCTTTGGAGATTGCGGATGAATATAATATGTTAAAGTTCGTATTCATAGCTTCTAATGCATGGTTTCTTGCAGTTATGTTGTGTACTCCGGAGATTGATAGGAAAGAGATCGATGAGCATGTTAAGAACCGTAAGCCACTGCACATTCCGGGTTGCAAGCCCATTAAGTTTGAGCATAACCTCGAAGTTTTTTTCATGGATGCCAACGATCCATTTTACCAAGGATATGTTGAAGCAATCAATAAAATGTCTTTGACTGATGGCATTTTGGTTAATACTTGGGATGAACTTGAACCCACAACTCTTAAAGCCTTGAGAGAGACAAAGAAGGTACCCATTTACCCCATCGGTCCACTGGTGAGACCAATTGAAAAG GGCTTTGGTAACGAAATAATAGCTTGGCTCGATAAGCAACCGAAACAATCAGTTATTTACGTGTCGTTTGGGAGCGGCGGAACCTTATCTGCCCAACAAGTTAAAGAGCTAGCTTGGGGGCTGGAGCTTAGCCAACAAAAGTTTGTTTGGGTGCTTCGTCCTCCTATTGAAAATGACGCAGCAGGGACCTTTCTCGCTTTGGGAAATGGATCTGATGCCACCCTAAATTATTTGCCTGATGGGTTTCTGGTTAGGACCCAAGATCGAGGGCTACTAGTCCCTATGTGGGCACCCCAAGTCGAAGTATTGAGTCATCCGTCGATTGGTGGGTTTTTAACCCATTGTGGGTGGAATTCAACCATGGAGAGTATAGTCAATGGGGTGCCGATGATTGCATGGCCTCTTTACGCTGAGCGGAAGATGAATGCTTCGATGTTAACGGAAGACATTGGAGCAAGCATTCGAGTGATGGCGGTAGAATCAGATGCAGCGGTGGGGAGAGAAGAGATAAGATCGGTGGTTAGAAAAATATTGGTGGATCGTCAAGGACGAAACATACGATCAAGGATTAAGGAGCTAAAAGATAGTGCGGAAAATGCATTGGCCAAAGGTGGTTCGTCTTATAATTCCATGTCCCAAGTTGCAAACATCTGTATTCAGCACCTGAAAACAAAGGCTTCTGGGGCTTga